Part of the Tetragenococcus koreensis genome, ATCTGCCATTCTTTTTCCTCTTTTCTATAAAAAAACCAAACATCACAAAAAGCGCAAGCTCTTTTGTAATGTTTGGTAATGCCTGATCGTATCAGTAACAGTCCATTTTATTAATTTTGTCTTTGCGTTACTCGGTCAATATGTAGCGTTAGGTAAAAAAGTTCGTCCGTGTTTACTTCACAATTTTGAGTTGTTTCGATCATTTTCCCTACTTTTTCAGCTGCTTGATAAGCTTTTCGATAATTCTTTTTGACTACCTCAATCAGCTGTTCATCAATTTTGGGTATCTTATCGTTTTCATGATTGATCTGTCTCAAAATGAAGTATCGCAAATGCGTCACAAAACGAATGTAATTCACTGAATTTTGATTAAGTAACGTTTGATAATGATATTGAATGATTTCTACTGCACGATTGACTAATTCGGTTAATTTCTTGGTTTGGATATTAATATCTGAGTCATATTGAGCATTCACAAAATGGTATGTCAGAAAGGTTTGTTCACTTTCTGGCAAACGAACGCCCGTCTTTTTTTCAATTAAATACAACGCATCAACTGCTGCGTCATGTTCCTTAGGATACAGCTTTTTGACTTCCCAACGAAGATTTTCAGGGTAATCAATGGTATCTGTATCACTGCGTTTCATTGCATAGTTTAGATGATCTGCTAAAGCGAGAAAATGATTGTCGTCAAACTTATCAATACTAAGTAAAGCCGCCGCCTGATCGCTTATTTCTTCTGTTAATAAAAAAGTGTCTGCTGAAATATTTTCTAATGCTTGGCGCATTGATGCGGATATCTCGTCGACTTTCTTATCATCGGTAAAAATACGTTCGATTTCTGCTAACGTCACATTATCGCCTGCTTGTTTCCCAAAGGAAAGCCCTTTACCAATAGCAATCACACGTTCATTATGATCATCAATAATCCATGCCACATTATTATTGATCTTCTTTTGAAACTTCAGAAAAATTGCCTCCTTCCCAAAAAAAATACGTTAAGAATATTGCTGAAACGGCAGCAATTCTTTAACGTAGGTAATGCCTGATCGAATCAGTAACAGTCCGTATTCCAATGAGTTCATCTTAGCTCAAACTGTAATCGTTGTCAACGTTTTTGAAATTAAAATTTTGCACACCTTAAGCCAGAAAGTATTAGTACCTTCTTTCGCTTAAGATGTGCTCATTTAATGATTAATCAGCGGACTGCAGTGCTTCTAACATGTCGATATTTTTTAATTTCCGATGGATCACAAACATTAAAATGAAAGTAATTAATAGTGTAATGCCTGCTGACAAAGCGAAATTAGAAAGTTGCAGCCCCGGGCTAAACATCGCTTCATCCGGAGGTAACGTCTGCATAATAAATCCATGTAAGAAATAGCCAACGACATATCCCACTAAAATACCTAAAATAGAAAGCAAGATCGTCTCACGATAAATATACATCGTTACTTCGCGATCATAAAAACCTAATACTTTGATTGTGGACAATTCACGAATCCGTTCGGAAACATTGATATTGGTTAAATTATAAATGACCACCATCGCAAGTAGAGTCGCACAAGTAATTAAGACTAAGATAACATTATTTAAACCATCAATAACATTATCAATTTGTTCGCTAATGGCACTCGATTGCACAACGCCTTGAGTACCGTCTAAATCCATAAACGCCTCTGATTGTTTATCAATATTCTCTTGAGACGTATCGTTTAACGTTACTAGATATCCATTAGGTTTTCCATCAGAGTCAAAGGATTGTTGATAAGCGTCCTGGCTCATGTAGGCATAATGCCCCATATACATTTCGGTTATTCCGGCAACTTTTACTTGATGACCTTGATCATCTTCATCTTTTAAAGTCACGGTATCACCGGTTTGTGCGCCTAGCAGATCAGCCAGTTTTTCAGATAAGATGGCGCCGTCGTCTGGTAATGACAATTGTTTTTGACTCTGACGATCTACCATCTCCACATCTTGACTGAAAGCTTGTTCATCATCAGGAACCAACAAGGTGATATCTTGCGTATCGTTATTTTCTCCTGCTCGCACGTTCAACTCTTCGTAATGTACATCAGTATCATTACGAATATCATTTTGTTCCAGTTTTTCATCGATTTGTTCTTGTTCATCATCAGATACGTCGTCATTTTTGCTGACAATTAAATCGTATTTGACTAAATCATTGAATTGATGGTCTACAATACCAGTTAATGAATCTCTAATACCAAAACCAGTAATCAGTAGTGCTGTACATCCAGCTACCCCGAAAATAGTCATAAACATCCGTTTTTTATAGCGGAACAAATTACGCGCAGTGACTTTGTAAGTAAAGCTCAAGTGGTTCCAAAGCGGCGTAATACGCTCCAATAAAATTCTAGAACCTTTTTTAGGCGGTTTAGCTTCCAAAAGCTGTGCCGTTTTTTCTTTTAACTCTCTATTGGCTACCAGATAAGCTGACAGTGTCGTACATATTATAGCAATGGCAAAACCGATAAAGGTATAAAACGGTGAAAAGTTCAACGTAACTTGGCTAAAGGTTGAAGAAGCCGCGTACGCTTCAAAGATAACTGTCGGCAACAAAGTGTGCCCTAAGGCTGTTCCTATCAATGCACCCAGTGAACTTGAAACTATACCGTAAACCACAAATTTTTTCTTAATGTCCCAATTGCTATATCCTAAAGCTTTAAATATTCCTGAATTAGTACGTTCTTCATCAACAAAACGAGTCATAGTTGTTAAACTAACTAAAGCTGCAATCGCAAATAGAAACACAGGAAATATATTGGATAAAATATCAACCCGTTGTGAGTTTTCCAAATATTGTTTGTAGCCTGGATTACCATCTTTACGATCTTCAAAAGTATACTCAGGGGCTTCTAAATCATCAAGTTCATCCTGCGCATCTTTTAGTTCTTGTTCTTTATCAGGTAACTCTTCGTCTGCTTTTTGTTTTTGCTCTTCATATTCGTCTTTATTTTCTTCGTATTCTGATTTTTTATCGGCCAATTCAGCTTGAGCTTGTTCAAGTTGCTCTTGTCCTTGAGCCTGCGTATCTGCCAAGGTATTTTTAGCTTCTGTCAATTCAGCTTCTTTATTGCCTAGTTCACGTTCGGCAGCGGCTATATTTTGCGCGTTTTTTTGATATTCAGCAGAATTTTCATTTAATGTATTCATGCCTGCAACCCAAGCAGCCAGACCTTCTTCATATTCCTCTTTATTTTGATTGAAAGATTGCACTCCTGCGTTGTATTCTTCCAAACCACTTTGATATTCTTGCTCTTTTTGTTCAAGCTGTGTTTGCTTTTGACCGAGCTCTTGTTTGGCTGAATCTAATGTCTGTTGCCCTTGTTCAGTTTCGCTTTGCACACTAGCAATTTCCTCTTGCTTTTCATCTAGTGTTGCATCTAGCGTCGATTGAGCAGTATCACTTTCTTGTTGCAGGGAATCAGATGCAGCAAGCGCTTGTTGATACGATTGTTGGGCCGTTTCAATTTCATTTTGTTTCACTTGAATCTGTTCATCCAACTGCTGAAGTGTATCTTCATCCTGATCTTCTGCAACTTGTTCTTTTTGCTCTTCTAACTGCGCAATATCCGATTTGTTTTCAGAAGCTGTTTGCTCATAAGTAGCTTTCAAGGGTTCAACTTGTTGTTGGAGCTCATCGGCTTTAGTTTTGAGCTGTTCGACCTCTCCTTGCTTTTCATCTTTTTGTTGCACTAATGTCTCTTGTTGCTGTGCAACTTGCGATTGTCCTGCTTGTAATTTTTGTTCATTTTCTTCAATTTTTTGTTGGCCATTCGCAAGCTGTGTCTTTCCTTGCTCTAGCGCAGCAGCTCCTTGATCAAGTTGTCCTTTATTTGAAGCTAACATTGATTGAGCATTGTCTAACTGGCCTTTAGCAGATTGTAACTGCGTCCATTTTTCATTTAATGTGGTTTCACCACTATCTAATTGATTTTTAGCCTGAGATAACTGGTTCTGCGCAGTAGAAATCGAATCTTTTCCTTGGTTCAACTGTTGCTGACCGTCATCAATTTGACTTTGAGCGTCTGCAACTTCACTATCCAACGCTGCTTGATTTTCCTCGATTTCTTCTTGCGCTTCTTGAATTTGACTATCAGCGTCATCAAGTTGTGATTGGGCATCATCTAATTCTTGCTTGGTATCATTTACTTCTTCCCAGCCATCGTCAATATCTTGCTGCCGATCATCCTTCACATCAGACAAACGCTTATCATCTTGCCCATCAAATAATTCTTCAACAGAATCTTGATGCTTACGAATTAATTGATCATATTTATCGCTATAGGCA contains:
- a CDS encoding ABC transporter permease; translated protein: MRKKKLWKDIRRSITGSWGRFFSILSLMALGTFAFVGLKVTGPDMRATAEDFYEQTNLADMTLTSTWGLDDSDQDLLAQADQLEDVEYGYLEDVTIKDTDTSMRIFSAPENLSQYEVVKGNMPQAADEIVLDYQQQNNFKIGDTIDLDQEEADDSEDSDDETDESAQEILDRTSYKVVGFVKSSEITETSNIGQTTVGTGQLDSYGVVPEENFDSDVYMIARMDFADTQNLNAYSDKYDQLIRKHQDSVEELFDGQDDKRLSDVKDDRQQDIDDGWEEVNDTKQELDDAQSQLDDADSQIQEAQEEIEENQAALDSEVADAQSQIDDGQQQLNQGKDSISTAQNQLSQAKNQLDSGETTLNEKWTQLQSAKGQLDNAQSMLASNKGQLDQGAAALEQGKTQLANGQQKIEENEQKLQAGQSQVAQQQETLVQQKDEKQGEVEQLKTKADELQQQVEPLKATYEQTASENKSDIAQLEEQKEQVAEDQDEDTLQQLDEQIQVKQNEIETAQQSYQQALAASDSLQQESDTAQSTLDATLDEKQEEIASVQSETEQGQQTLDSAKQELGQKQTQLEQKEQEYQSGLEEYNAGVQSFNQNKEEYEEGLAAWVAGMNTLNENSAEYQKNAQNIAAAERELGNKEAELTEAKNTLADTQAQGQEQLEQAQAELADKKSEYEENKDEYEEQKQKADEELPDKEQELKDAQDELDDLEAPEYTFEDRKDGNPGYKQYLENSQRVDILSNIFPVFLFAIAALVSLTTMTRFVDEERTNSGIFKALGYSNWDIKKKFVVYGIVSSSLGALIGTALGHTLLPTVIFEAYAASSTFSQVTLNFSPFYTFIGFAIAIICTTLSAYLVANRELKEKTAQLLEAKPPKKGSRILLERITPLWNHLSFTYKVTARNLFRYKKRMFMTIFGVAGCTALLITGFGIRDSLTGIVDHQFNDLVKYDLIVSKNDDVSDDEQEQIDEKLEQNDIRNDTDVHYEELNVRAGENNDTQDITLLVPDDEQAFSQDVEMVDRQSQKQLSLPDDGAILSEKLADLLGAQTGDTVTLKDEDDQGHQVKVAGITEMYMGHYAYMSQDAYQQSFDSDGKPNGYLVTLNDTSQENIDKQSEAFMDLDGTQGVVQSSAISEQIDNVIDGLNNVILVLITCATLLAMVVIYNLTNINVSERIRELSTIKVLGFYDREVTMYIYRETILLSILGILVGYVVGYFLHGFIMQTLPPDEAMFSPGLQLSNFALSAGITLLITFILMFVIHRKLKNIDMLEALQSAD
- a CDS encoding PRD domain-containing protein → MFFGKEAIFLKFQKKINNNVAWIIDDHNERVIAIGKGLSFGKQAGDNVTLAEIERIFTDDKKVDEISASMRQALENISADTFLLTEEISDQAAALLSIDKFDDNHFLALADHLNYAMKRSDTDTIDYPENLRWEVKKLYPKEHDAAVDALYLIEKKTGVRLPESEQTFLTYHFVNAQYDSDINIQTKKLTELVNRAVEIIQYHYQTLLNQNSVNYIRFVTHLRYFILRQINHENDKIPKIDEQLIEVVKKNYRKAYQAAEKVGKMIETTQNCEVNTDELFYLTLHIDRVTQRQN